A DNA window from Arachis hypogaea cultivar Tifrunner chromosome 18, arahy.Tifrunner.gnm2.J5K5, whole genome shotgun sequence contains the following coding sequences:
- the LOC112769180 gene encoding probable 1-deoxy-D-xylulose-5-phosphate synthase, chloroplastic → MDMATAPATHCSFGIRIHSHAASSSCFPNRLDCSSSSHFPLHLELSTISIFPRSSSPLKGSMDRVCARPDIDDFYWEKVSTPILDTIENPICLKNLSLKELKQLAGELRLELSSIMSSTQISLSASIAAVELTIAMHHVFHAPVDKILWDVGEQTYAHKILTGRRSLMYTMRQKNGISGFTSRFESEYDAFGAGHGCNSISAGLGMAVARDMKGRRERIVTVISNLTTMAGQVYEAMSNAGYLDSNLVVVLNDSRHSLLPKVDEGPKTSINALSSTLSKLQSSKSFRRFREAAKGVTKRIGRGMHEWAAKVDEYARGLIGPLGSTLFDELGLYYIGPVDGNNIEDLVCVLQEVASLDSMGPVLVHVITDDNQGVENNKRSDMTDGQEDDSIKSNFLHYDVQQRTYGDCFVETLVSEAEKDKDIVVVNAGTMMEPSLELFRDKFPDRFFDVGMAEQHAVTFASGLSCGGLKPFCVIPSSFLQRAYDQVVHDVDQQKIPVRFVITSAGLVGSDGPLQCGAFDITFMSCLPNMIVMAPSDEIELVHMVATAIHVNDRPICFRYPRGALVGRDQTICDGVPIEIGEGRVLVEGKDVALLGYGSMVQNCLKAHTLLAKLGIEVTVADARFCKPLDIKLLRQLCKHHSFLISVEEGSIGGFGSHVAQFIALDGLLDGSIKWRPIVLPDSYIEHASPNEQLQQAGLTGHHIAATTLSLLGRTREALQFMCS, encoded by the exons GGATCAATGGATCGAGTATGTGCACGGCCTGATATTGATGATTTCTACTGGGAGAAGGTTTCAACACCCATACTTGACACAATTGAAAATCCTATTTGCTTGAAAAACTTATCTCTTAAG GAACTGAAACAACTAGCTGGGGAGCTCCGTCTGGAGTTGTCTTCAATTATGTCGAGTACACAAATATCATTGAGTGCAAGCATAGCTGCAGTGGAGCTGACGATTGCAATGCACCATGTTTTTCATGCTCCAGTAGACAAGATATTATGGGATGTCGGCGAACAA ACGTATGCACATAAGATTCTTACAGGAAGACGATCTCTCATGTACACAATGAGACAAAAGAATGGCATCTCTGGTTTTACTTCTCGATTTGAGAGTGAATATGATGCATTTGGTGCAGGTCATGGATGCAACAGTATTTCTGCTGGACTAG gcaTGGCTGTTGCACGAGATATGAAGGGGAGGCGAGAACGCATAGTAACAGTAATCAGCAATTTGACAACAATGGCCGGTCAAGTGTACGAGGCAATGAGCAATGCAGGATATTTGGACTCAAATTTGGTGGTAGTTTTGAATGACAGCCGGCATTCCCTACTCCCTAAAGTTGATGAGGGCCCAAAGACATCCATCAATGCCCTCTCTAGTACCTTGAGCAAGCTCCAGTCCAGTAAATCTTTCCGAAGATTTAGAGAAGCTGCTAAG GGTGTCACAAAACGAATTGGTAGAGGTATGCATGAATGGGCAGCAAAAGTTGACGAATATGCCCGTGGGTTGATTGGCCCATTAGGTTCTACTCTCTTTGACGAGCTTGGTCTGTACTACATAGGCCCAGTGGATGGTAATAATATTGAAGATCTAGTTTGTGTTCTGCAAGAAGTTGCTTCGCTCGATTCAATGGGTCCTGTCTTGGTTCATGTTATAACTGATGATAATCAGGGAgtagaaaacaataaaagaagTGATATGACCGACGGGCAGGAAGATG ATtctataaaatcaaattttttacatTATGATGTTCAGCAACGGACATATGGGGATTGCTTTGTGGAGACTTTGGTTTCAGAAGCCGAGAAAGACAAAGATATTGTAGTTGTTAATGCAGGAACCATGATGGAGCCATCACTAGAGCTGTTTCGGGACAAATTTCCCGATAGGTTTTTTGATGTGGGAATGGCCGAGCAACATGCAGTCACCTTTGCTTCTGGTTTGTCATGTGGTGGATTGAAGCCTTTCTGTGTTATACCTTCTTCCTTTCTACAAAGGGCATATGACCAG GTTGTCCATGATGTAGATCAACAGAAAATTCCGGTACGCTTTGTCATCACAAGTGCAGGATTGGTGGGCTCTGATGGTCCTCTCCAATGTGGGGCATTTGACATAACCTTTATGTCATGCTTACCGAACATGATTGTTATGGCACCGTCTGATGAAATCGAACTCGTGCACATGGTGGCTACTGCTATTCATGTCAATGATCGGCCGATTTGCTTTCGGTATCCCAGGGGTGCTCTTGTTGGGAGAGACCAAACTATATGTGATGGAGTCCCCATTGAG ATTGGAGAAGGAAGAGTTCTTGTTGAAGGTAAAGATGTTGCTTTACTGGGATATGGATCAATGGTTCAGAACTGCCTTAAGGCTCATACACTTCTTGCAAAGCTTGGCATTGAGGTCACTGTTGCTGATGCAAGGTTTTGCAAGCCCCTTGACATCAAGCTTCTGAGGCAGCTCTGCAAGCATCATTCATTCCTGATTAGTGTCGAGGAAGGATCTATTGGAGGATTCGGTTCTCATGTTGCACAGTTCATTGCACTTGATGGACTGCTTGATGGAAGTATTAAG TGGCGACCAATAGTCTTACCTGATAGTTACATTGAGCATGCATCACCAAACGAGCAGCTTCAGCAGGCGGGGTTAACCGGACATCACATTGCCGCCACAACATTGAGTTTGCTTGGCCGTACCCGCGAAGCTCTCCAATTCATGTGTTCTTGA